A region of Micropterus dolomieu isolate WLL.071019.BEF.003 ecotype Adirondacks linkage group LG01, ASM2129224v1, whole genome shotgun sequence DNA encodes the following proteins:
- the pdx1 gene encoding pancreas/duodenum homeobox protein 1 isoform X2, with protein MSRQVHSVYTPPAMGVLEQASLPDIAPSYSLPMREDPGVPQLHHPQGLQQQSLTPATAYGDTGDQRYHLPFPWMKTTKSHSHTWKGQWAGPYVMAESEENKRTRTAYTRAQLLELEKEFLFNRYISRPRRVELALTLSLTERHIKIWFQNRRMKWKKEEDRRRARGGDPDQDSSITSGDQGEAAGGVSSTNGPHTTSPSVSPQHGHSLSVPGSREPA; from the exons ATGAGCAGGCAGGTGCACTCTGTCTACACACCGCCGGCCATGGGAGTCTTGGAGCAAGCCAGCCTTCCTGACATTGCCCCCTCTTACAGTCTACCCATGCGGGAGGATCCAGGTGTGCCTCAGCTCCACCATCCTCAGGGGCTCCAGCAGCAGTCTCTCACGCCTGCTACAGCCTACGGAGACACGGGGGATCAGAGATATCACCTCCCTTTCCCCTGGATGAAAACCACAAAATCTCACTCGCACACCTGGAAGGGACAGTGGGCAG GACCATACGTAATGGCGGAGAGTGAGGAAAACAAACGCACGAGGACGGCCTACACGCGCGCCCAACTGCTGGAGCTCGAGAAGGAGTTTCTGTTCAATCGCTACATCTCGAGGCCGCGCCGCGTGGAGCTGGCCCTGACCCTGAGCCTCACCGAGCGCCACATCAAGATCTGGTTCCAGAACCGGCGCATGAAgtggaagaaggaggaggaccGCCGGAGGGCGAGGGGGGGCGACCCGGACCAGGACTCCTCCATCACCTCTGGAGACCAGGGGGAGGCCGCGGGAGGGGTCTCCTCTACGAACGGACCTCACACCACCTCACCCTCTGTTTCCCCGCAGCACGGCCACTCCCTCTCCGTCCCTGGGTCCAGAGAGCCCGCATAG
- the pdx1 gene encoding pancreas/duodenum homeobox protein 1 isoform X1, translating to MCGSTEAMNREDHYYPSQVFKDSCAYQRSQGEDYSHSPPPCLYMSRQVHSVYTPPAMGVLEQASLPDIAPSYSLPMREDPGVPQLHHPQGLQQQSLTPATAYGDTGDQRYHLPFPWMKTTKSHSHTWKGQWAGPYVMAESEENKRTRTAYTRAQLLELEKEFLFNRYISRPRRVELALTLSLTERHIKIWFQNRRMKWKKEEDRRRARGGDPDQDSSITSGDQGEAAGGVSSTNGPHTTSPSVSPQHGHSLSVPGSREPA from the exons ATGTGCGGGTCCACGGAAGCCATGAATCGGGAAGATCATTATTATCCATCTCAGGTTTTTAAAGACTCCTGTGCCTACCAGAGATCACAGGGGGAGGACTACAGCCACAGCCCGCCGCCCTGCCTCTACATGAGCAGGCAGGTGCACTCTGTCTACACACCGCCGGCCATGGGAGTCTTGGAGCAAGCCAGCCTTCCTGACATTGCCCCCTCTTACAGTCTACCCATGCGGGAGGATCCAGGTGTGCCTCAGCTCCACCATCCTCAGGGGCTCCAGCAGCAGTCTCTCACGCCTGCTACAGCCTACGGAGACACGGGGGATCAGAGATATCACCTCCCTTTCCCCTGGATGAAAACCACAAAATCTCACTCGCACACCTGGAAGGGACAGTGGGCAG GACCATACGTAATGGCGGAGAGTGAGGAAAACAAACGCACGAGGACGGCCTACACGCGCGCCCAACTGCTGGAGCTCGAGAAGGAGTTTCTGTTCAATCGCTACATCTCGAGGCCGCGCCGCGTGGAGCTGGCCCTGACCCTGAGCCTCACCGAGCGCCACATCAAGATCTGGTTCCAGAACCGGCGCATGAAgtggaagaaggaggaggaccGCCGGAGGGCGAGGGGGGGCGACCCGGACCAGGACTCCTCCATCACCTCTGGAGACCAGGGGGAGGCCGCGGGAGGGGTCTCCTCTACGAACGGACCTCACACCACCTCACCCTCTGTTTCCCCGCAGCACGGCCACTCCCTCTCCGTCCCTGGGTCCAGAGAGCCCGCATAG
- the si:ch211-140b10.6 gene encoding protein POLR1D-like yields the protein MAEENDLEKRAVEELLRETDRARVRAETMGPAGWLKCPLRSPNKRFLLNTLRSTGLQGRTSEPRDGHSISRGCLRSDSPGRRRDRSRTPPGYHRSNGGHADHKHHHRESCNNKDKKQSSDKDGGYRHKDGRDRRHGRDGQNRDRLLHK from the exons ATGGCAGAGGAAAACGACCTGGAAAA GCGCGCAGTGGAGGAGCTCCTGAGGGAGACTGACAGGGCTCGGGTGAGAGCAGAGACCATGGGCCCTGCAGGATG GTTGAAGTGTCCCCTGCGGAGCCCCAACAAACGCTTCCTCCTGAACACCCTGCGCTCCACTGGCCTGCAGGGGCGCACAAGTGAGCCCAGAGACGGACACTCCATCTCAAGAGGGTGCCTGAGGAGCGACTCCCCGGGAAGAAGACGGGACCGCAGCAGAACACCTCCCGGATATCACAGAAGCAACGGAGGCCACGCAGACCATAAACACCATCACAGGGAGAGCTGCAACAACAAAGATAAGAAGCAGAGTAGTGACAAAGACGGGGGTTACCGGCACAAAGACGGCAGAGACCGGAGACATGGGAGGGATGGCCAGAACAGAGACAGACTACTTCATAAATAA